The following are encoded in a window of Roseimaritima ulvae genomic DNA:
- a CDS encoding ABC transporter ATP-binding protein produces MLVATGISKSYPTPGEPLQVLRDVSLRLAAGDSLAIVGPSGAGKSTLLQILGTLDEPTEGTVQLNDVDPFQLEETELARFRNRQIGFIFQDHHLLPQLTVLENVLIPALANGRPSAESKERAADLLQRVGLASRATHLPGELSGGERERVAVARALLNRPSLILADEPTGNLDRRTADAITELLLRLQQDENAILVTVTHSPTLAAAMAKQQTLIDGQLQA; encoded by the coding sequence ATGCTCGTTGCTACTGGTATTTCCAAATCTTACCCCACTCCCGGCGAACCCCTGCAGGTGCTTCGCGACGTTTCTCTGCGTTTGGCCGCCGGCGACTCGCTGGCGATCGTCGGCCCCAGCGGTGCCGGCAAAAGCACTCTGCTGCAGATCCTCGGTACGCTGGATGAACCCACCGAAGGCACGGTTCAGTTAAATGACGTCGATCCCTTCCAGCTAGAGGAAACCGAACTGGCCCGATTTCGCAACCGTCAAATCGGTTTCATTTTCCAGGACCATCATTTGTTGCCACAGCTGACCGTTTTGGAAAACGTGCTGATTCCCGCTTTGGCCAACGGACGTCCCAGTGCGGAGTCCAAGGAGCGGGCGGCGGACCTGCTGCAGCGCGTGGGGCTGGCCTCGCGAGCGACGCATCTGCCGGGGGAACTGTCGGGCGGCGAACGCGAACGGGTGGCCGTCGCGCGAGCTCTGCTGAACCGACCCAGCTTGATTTTGGCCGACGAACCGACGGGCAATCTGGATCGCCGTACGGCCGACGCCATCACCGAGTTGCTGTTGCGGTTGCAGCAGGATGAAAACGCCATCCTGGTCACCGTCACGCACAGCCCCACGCTGGCCGCGGCGATGGCGAAGCAGCAAACCCTGATCGATGGGCAACTGCAAGCATGA
- a CDS encoding sulfatase family protein codes for MRFDCFSGFDFSLRFLAGPRLCAWLGLVAVCLSLGQTCRAAERPNIVFILSDDHRFDFMSCVESCPDFLTTPNLDRMAEQGAHFRNAFVSTSLCSPSRASILSGRYMHHHRVVDNQRPIPAGTEFFPLHLQRAGYTTGFVGKWHMGHDDDSPRPGFDHWASFPGQGVYTDPTLNINGTRQSFKGYTTDILTDVALDWLQQQSGQAKENGQDAEQSPFLLYLSYKAVHYPFQPSPRHQRRYQGKEIDYPETMANTERNYQTQPRWVLDRRYSIHGIDHMETGAFDKDPVPDFDELFHNYCETVHGLDENIGRVLTALEDAGQLENTIVFYMGDNGFHLGEHGFYDKRDAFETSIRVPMLALAPGRIPAGTQIDQMVQNIDIAPTVLELCGVPITEQMQFDGRSMRPLWKAAGGAAPEWRDHILYEYHWEWNFPATPTTLAIRTDRYKYVYYHGAWDHDSFYDLQTDPIERHNLINVPAYQEKIAALRSQLFEELAASGGLDLPMRPPAGERLDQRKRR; via the coding sequence ATGCGTTTCGACTGTTTCTCCGGTTTTGATTTTTCTCTGCGTTTCCTCGCCGGCCCGCGTTTATGTGCTTGGCTGGGCTTGGTGGCCGTTTGCCTGTCGTTGGGGCAGACCTGCAGGGCAGCCGAACGACCCAATATTGTGTTCATCCTGAGCGATGATCATCGTTTCGATTTCATGAGCTGCGTCGAGTCCTGTCCGGATTTTCTGACCACGCCCAATCTGGACCGGATGGCCGAGCAGGGAGCCCACTTTCGCAACGCGTTTGTGTCTACTTCGCTGTGCTCGCCCAGTCGCGCTTCGATCCTCAGCGGACGCTACATGCACCATCACCGGGTGGTCGACAATCAACGTCCGATCCCGGCCGGCACCGAGTTTTTTCCTCTGCATCTGCAGCGTGCCGGTTACACCACGGGCTTTGTCGGCAAGTGGCATATGGGGCATGACGACGACTCACCGCGGCCCGGTTTCGACCATTGGGCGAGCTTTCCGGGCCAAGGCGTGTACACCGATCCGACGCTGAACATCAACGGGACGCGTCAGTCTTTCAAAGGCTATACCACGGATATCTTGACCGATGTGGCGTTAGATTGGCTGCAGCAACAAAGCGGACAGGCGAAGGAAAACGGACAGGACGCGGAACAAAGCCCCTTTCTGTTGTACCTGTCTTATAAAGCGGTGCACTATCCGTTTCAGCCCAGTCCGCGACATCAGCGCCGTTATCAAGGCAAGGAAATCGACTATCCCGAAACCATGGCGAACACCGAACGCAACTACCAGACGCAACCCCGCTGGGTGCTGGATCGTCGCTACAGCATTCACGGCATCGACCACATGGAAACCGGAGCTTTTGATAAGGACCCGGTGCCGGATTTTGACGAGCTGTTTCACAACTACTGTGAAACGGTGCATGGCTTGGACGAGAACATCGGTCGCGTGTTAACCGCCTTGGAAGACGCCGGCCAACTGGAAAACACGATCGTGTTCTACATGGGCGACAATGGTTTTCATCTGGGCGAGCACGGGTTCTATGACAAACGCGATGCCTTTGAAACGTCGATCCGCGTGCCCATGTTGGCGCTCGCCCCGGGCCGCATTCCGGCCGGTACGCAGATCGATCAAATGGTGCAAAACATCGATATCGCACCCACCGTGCTGGAGTTGTGCGGGGTGCCGATCACCGAACAGATGCAGTTCGACGGGCGGTCAATGCGCCCGCTGTGGAAGGCTGCCGGCGGAGCCGCACCGGAGTGGCGCGATCATATTTTGTACGAGTACCACTGGGAGTGGAATTTTCCGGCGACCCCCACCACGCTGGCGATCCGCACCGACCGCTACAAATACGTCTACTATCACGGCGCCTGGGATCACGACAGCTTTTACGATTTGCAAACCGATCCCATCGAACGCCACAATCTGATCAACGTGCCGGCGTATCAAGAAAAAATCGCGGCCCTGCGAAGCCAGTTGTTCGAGGAATTGGCGGCCAGCGGCGGCCTAGACCTGCCGATGCGGCCCCCCGCTGGCGAGCGGCTTGATCAGCGGAAACGTCGCTGA
- a CDS encoding amidohydrolase: protein MSETPREAADASAPSDPTGSASPAERVARIDELMSHVWMVRTFLKHCDEVEDDEELQSVVRDLYDVLLAVGPATAEGDVTAYLKMLKKKRKRLMRAAALFAEIQPEVSGHTNFAMAARSLTIASNEIDQLVS from the coding sequence ATGAGTGAGACGCCTCGTGAAGCGGCCGACGCGTCGGCCCCATCCGATCCCACGGGCTCCGCAAGCCCTGCGGAACGGGTGGCACGCATCGATGAATTGATGAGCCACGTGTGGATGGTCCGCACGTTCCTGAAGCACTGTGACGAAGTCGAAGACGATGAAGAGTTGCAGTCGGTGGTGCGAGATCTATATGACGTGTTGCTGGCCGTGGGGCCGGCGACAGCCGAGGGCGACGTGACGGCCTACCTGAAGATGCTCAAGAAGAAACGCAAGCGGCTGATGCGAGCCGCGGCGTTGTTCGCCGAAATCCAACCGGAAGTCAGCGGGCACACCAATTTCGCCATGGCCGCCCGCTCGCTGACCATCGCCAGCAACGAAATCGATCAGCTGGTCAGCTGA
- a CDS encoding co-chaperone GroES produces MAKKAKTLEYVEPIGARVLVRKDEPKRETRGGIALPDAAEIPTITGRIVSISAQIENDEDVPLRQYDKILFHPKNAIPVDLEHDNQLFVVPVEDVVAVFRREAGGDED; encoded by the coding sequence ATGGCAAAGAAAGCAAAAACCTTGGAATACGTAGAACCTATTGGAGCGCGGGTACTGGTTCGCAAAGATGAACCCAAACGTGAAACTCGCGGTGGCATCGCCCTGCCCGACGCGGCCGAGATCCCTACCATCACCGGCCGCATTGTCAGTATCAGCGCCCAGATCGAGAACGACGAAGACGTGCCGCTGCGTCAGTACGACAAGATTTTATTTCATCCCAAAAATGCAATTCCCGTCGACCTGGAACACGACAACCAACTGTTTGTGGTGCCGGTTGAAGATGTCGTGGCCGTATTTCGCCGGGAAGCCGGTGGGGATGAAGACTAG
- a CDS encoding sulfatase: MPTVQHRIGVAVLCHTLLLPTVLLRADEPAANDPARAEPPPPNVLFIVADDLNCALGPYGDPIARTPHLDRLAERGWTFQRAYCQQAVCNPSRSSFLTGLRPDTVGVDDLRKSFRMTAPHGDTLVTLPQHFKNHGYFCQDIGKLFHNMGETQDRRSWSIDEVLFKGSHADDTVFRNAAADALQRVYKAPVTEAHDVPDTVYRDGQIANLAAAMLKDHAGSPQPFFLAVGFWRPHLPFVAPRKYWDLYDPKSIPGPSPASAPEDAPEIALHVSREIKSYGGVPKDRQFTASEIQHYRHGYYASISFMDAQVGEILNALESSGQANNTIVVFTSDHGFHIGEHSLWGKTSNFELDARVPLIIADPRQPAGRGQDTHALTELIDLFPTLAELAGIDNDLPQSLEGISQAAVVRGQRDAVKQAAFTQHQQPFYGSRKNWKAWGYSLRTARWRYTQWHAIDDGELLARELYDHQQDHGETRNLAGDPEHQDMIAELRPQLGAVFPIALPSAAVPPGSTAK; this comes from the coding sequence ATGCCTACCGTGCAACACAGAATCGGCGTGGCCGTGTTATGCCATACGCTGCTGCTGCCAACGGTCCTCCTGCGGGCCGACGAACCGGCGGCCAACGACCCCGCGAGGGCAGAGCCTCCTCCTCCGAACGTCTTGTTTATTGTGGCGGACGATTTGAACTGCGCGCTCGGTCCCTACGGCGACCCGATTGCCAGGACGCCTCATCTGGACCGGTTGGCCGAGCGCGGCTGGACGTTCCAGCGTGCCTACTGTCAGCAAGCCGTATGCAATCCGTCGCGGTCTTCTTTTCTGACCGGATTGCGTCCCGACACAGTGGGCGTGGACGACCTCCGCAAATCATTTCGTATGACAGCTCCCCACGGTGACACGCTGGTCACCCTGCCACAGCATTTCAAAAACCACGGCTACTTCTGCCAGGACATCGGCAAACTGTTTCATAATATGGGCGAAACGCAGGACCGGCGTTCGTGGTCGATCGACGAAGTGCTTTTTAAAGGTTCGCACGCCGACGACACGGTTTTTCGCAACGCGGCGGCCGACGCCTTGCAACGTGTTTACAAGGCTCCCGTCACGGAAGCTCACGACGTGCCCGATACGGTTTATCGTGACGGCCAGATCGCCAATCTGGCGGCGGCCATGCTGAAAGACCACGCGGGCAGCCCCCAGCCGTTTTTTCTGGCCGTGGGTTTTTGGCGTCCTCATCTGCCCTTCGTGGCGCCGCGGAAGTACTGGGACCTGTACGATCCGAAATCGATCCCCGGTCCCTCGCCCGCTTCAGCTCCAGAAGATGCACCGGAGATCGCTCTGCACGTGTCTCGCGAAATCAAAAGCTATGGCGGCGTGCCCAAAGATCGCCAGTTCACGGCGTCCGAGATCCAGCACTATCGCCACGGCTACTACGCATCGATCAGCTTTATGGACGCGCAGGTCGGTGAAATCCTGAACGCTTTGGAAAGCAGCGGGCAGGCCAACAACACGATTGTGGTGTTTACCTCGGATCATGGCTTCCACATCGGCGAGCACTCGCTGTGGGGCAAAACGTCCAACTTTGAATTGGATGCTCGCGTGCCCTTGATCATTGCCGATCCGCGTCAGCCCGCCGGCCGCGGCCAAGACACGCATGCCCTGACCGAATTGATCGACCTGTTCCCGACCCTGGCGGAACTGGCCGGCATCGACAACGACTTGCCGCAATCGCTGGAAGGCATCAGCCAAGCCGCCGTCGTTCGGGGGCAGCGAGATGCGGTCAAACAAGCCGCGTTCACCCAGCACCAGCAACCCTTCTACGGCAGCCGCAAAAACTGGAAGGCGTGGGGGTACTCGCTCCGCACTGCGCGCTGGCGCTATACCCAGTGGCATGCCATTGACGACGGGGAATTACTGGCCCGCGAATTGTACGACCATCAACAGGACCATGGCGAGACTCGCAACCTGGCCGGCGACCCTGAACACCAGGACATGATCGCAGAGCTCCGGCCCCAGCTGGGCGCGGTGTTCCCAATCGCCTTGCCTTCCGCTGCGGTCCCACCTGGATCCACGGCAAAATAA
- a CDS encoding tetratricopeptide repeat protein: protein MTPGSPSAPRRNRRQTVDPAPFPRSGERSYMRILMCLVSCLLLSSGVASAADLDDAEALYAAGDYEGCQTMAAKAVDKGIWNVRWPMLLIRCQLTTGQYADALTTYEAAAKRFTFNALPLQLQGIEVLRMNNETERAEQELVRIREQVRRSLGRFMSKQSMVATGRYLVTQGEDARKILEIFFDAAIEADPKFVDAYVASAELALQKNDFQLAAQTIDTAIQLQPDDPYLYYLKAQAWAPTDSQQAETALKAALQRNPRHVPSLLLQAERMIDGERYEQARQILRDVFRVNPYQPKAWAFLAVIANLEGKPEVEKLLRATALCTWESNPDVDHWIGTKLSQKYRFVEGAEYQRRALALRPASSQYRFQLAQDLLHLGDDEAGWELAHQTQQDDPYNIVAYNLMTLHDSLDSFQILQADGILLRMDPFEAEVYGQQAMELLQTAKRTLCEKYDIQPEKQIIVEIFPRQRDFAIRTFGLPGGEGYLGVCFGRLITANSPASQGPAPANWRSVLWHEFCHVVTLEKTRNRMPRWLSEGISVYEERQRDPRWGQHMTPAFREMILGEDLTPVSRLSEAFLKPKSAMHVQFAYYESSLVVEYFVDRYGIDALNHLLTDLGVGMPINEALQRHAGSLAALDSEFADYAVELAKQYGPDADWQRPESERPLSLAQWQELLADSPNNYWALKTAAEAAVQAERWKPAAELLDRLDALLPLDASAGCATELRARMAAQRDDLDAERQHLSELTERRDDDLPSYRRLAEIAAQQDEWEVVRDMAQQILAVNPLLPVGHQRLAEAGEAQDRPEDTAQALAVLSLMEPVDPADLHYRWAAALQKLNQPEAAKRQVLLALEHAPRYRQAYQLLISLHNEEQP from the coding sequence TTGACTCCAGGTAGCCCCTCGGCACCGCGCCGCAACCGTCGCCAGACGGTGGATCCAGCCCCGTTCCCACGCTCTGGCGAGCGTAGCTACATGCGGATTCTGATGTGCCTGGTTTCTTGCCTGCTGCTCTCGTCCGGCGTTGCCTCTGCGGCGGATCTGGACGATGCGGAAGCCTTGTACGCCGCGGGAGACTACGAAGGCTGTCAGACGATGGCCGCCAAAGCGGTCGACAAAGGCATCTGGAACGTTCGCTGGCCGATGCTGCTGATCCGTTGCCAATTGACCACGGGCCAATACGCCGACGCGCTGACGACCTACGAAGCGGCCGCGAAACGCTTCACATTCAACGCTCTTCCTCTGCAACTGCAAGGTATCGAAGTATTGCGGATGAACAACGAAACGGAGCGAGCCGAGCAGGAACTGGTACGGATCCGCGAACAGGTGCGGCGTTCACTGGGCCGCTTTATGAGCAAGCAGAGTATGGTGGCCACCGGCCGCTACCTGGTTACCCAAGGCGAAGACGCACGCAAGATCTTGGAGATTTTCTTTGACGCCGCCATCGAGGCCGATCCCAAATTTGTCGACGCCTACGTGGCCTCGGCGGAATTAGCGTTGCAGAAAAACGATTTCCAACTGGCCGCGCAAACCATCGACACCGCGATCCAATTGCAGCCCGACGATCCGTACCTGTATTACCTGAAAGCCCAAGCCTGGGCGCCCACCGATTCACAACAAGCCGAAACGGCCTTGAAAGCCGCCCTGCAACGCAACCCGCGTCACGTGCCCAGCCTGCTGCTACAAGCCGAACGGATGATCGATGGCGAACGCTACGAGCAGGCACGTCAGATTCTGAGAGACGTTTTTCGGGTCAATCCTTACCAACCCAAGGCCTGGGCGTTTCTGGCCGTGATCGCCAACCTGGAAGGCAAACCCGAAGTGGAAAAACTGCTGCGAGCGACCGCCTTGTGTACCTGGGAAAGCAATCCGGATGTCGATCACTGGATCGGCACCAAACTTTCCCAGAAATACCGTTTCGTTGAAGGGGCCGAATACCAGCGGCGCGCGCTCGCCCTCCGCCCGGCCTCTTCTCAATACCGGTTTCAGTTGGCTCAAGACCTGTTGCACCTGGGGGACGACGAGGCCGGTTGGGAGCTGGCTCATCAAACCCAGCAGGACGATCCCTACAACATCGTGGCCTACAACTTGATGACCCTCCATGACTCGCTGGATTCGTTTCAGATCCTGCAAGCGGACGGCATTTTGTTGCGGATGGATCCCTTCGAAGCGGAGGTGTATGGGCAACAGGCGATGGAATTGCTGCAGACGGCCAAACGCACGCTGTGTGAGAAATATGATATCCAGCCCGAGAAACAGATTATCGTCGAGATTTTTCCGCGGCAACGCGATTTTGCCATCCGCACCTTCGGGCTGCCCGGCGGCGAAGGGTATCTGGGCGTCTGCTTCGGCCGTTTGATCACCGCCAACAGTCCCGCTTCGCAGGGCCCCGCACCGGCCAATTGGCGTTCCGTCCTGTGGCATGAATTCTGTCACGTGGTCACGCTGGAAAAAACCCGCAACCGGATGCCGCGATGGTTGAGCGAAGGGATTTCTGTTTATGAGGAGCGCCAACGCGATCCCCGCTGGGGCCAACACATGACGCCCGCGTTTCGTGAAATGATCCTCGGTGAAGACTTGACGCCGGTGAGCCGATTGAGCGAGGCGTTTTTGAAACCCAAGAGCGCCATGCATGTTCAGTTTGCTTATTACGAGTCGTCGTTGGTGGTGGAGTATTTTGTTGATCGCTATGGCATCGACGCCCTGAATCACCTGCTGACCGACCTGGGCGTGGGCATGCCCATCAATGAAGCCCTGCAGCGGCACGCCGGTTCACTGGCGGCGTTGGACAGCGAATTTGCCGACTACGCTGTCGAGTTGGCGAAGCAGTATGGGCCCGATGCCGACTGGCAGCGCCCCGAATCCGAGCGTCCCCTGTCGCTCGCGCAGTGGCAGGAATTGCTTGCCGATTCCCCGAATAACTATTGGGCCTTAAAAACCGCAGCCGAAGCAGCGGTGCAGGCCGAACGTTGGAAACCGGCGGCAGAGTTGCTGGATCGGCTCGATGCCTTGTTACCACTCGATGCATCGGCTGGATGTGCAACCGAACTGCGGGCCCGGATGGCCGCCCAACGCGACGACTTGGACGCCGAACGCCAGCACCTGTCGGAGCTGACAGAACGACGCGACGATGACCTGCCCAGCTACCGCCGGCTCGCCGAAATCGCCGCCCAGCAAGACGAGTGGGAAGTGGTCCGAGACATGGCTCAGCAAATCCTGGCCGTCAATCCATTGCTGCCGGTCGGGCACCAACGCTTGGCCGAAGCGGGCGAAGCCCAGGACCGGCCCGAAGACACGGCGCAGGCCTTGGCCGTACTATCGCTGATGGAGCCCGTGGACCCGGCTGATCTGCATTACCGCTGGGCGGCCGCCTTGCAAAAACTAAACCAACCCGAGGCCGCTAAACGTCAGGTTCTGTTGGCGCTCGAGCACGCCCCGCGTTATCGTCAAGCCTATCAGTTGCTAATCTCGCTCCACAACGAAGAGCAACCATGA
- a CDS encoding superoxide dismutase [Ni] codes for MLRNLTFAAVCLTAFACTSSASVALAHCQVPCGIYGDQLRFEQMLEDEHTISKAQMEINALSSKPLDAQGHNQLARWVVTKEQHAQKIQDTIAAYFMAQRIKPDSANYGKVLMSAHAVMVQAMKCKQSADPATAKALEKSIFDLYRAYEGKEPAFEHSH; via the coding sequence ATGCTTCGCAATTTAACGTTCGCCGCTGTTTGCCTGACCGCGTTCGCTTGCACCTCGTCCGCTTCGGTAGCCCTGGCCCACTGCCAGGTGCCCTGCGGCATTTATGGCGACCAGCTTCGCTTCGAGCAGATGCTCGAAGACGAACACACGATCTCCAAGGCGCAGATGGAAATCAACGCTCTGAGCAGCAAGCCGCTGGACGCCCAGGGTCACAATCAATTGGCTCGTTGGGTGGTCACCAAGGAGCAGCATGCCCAGAAGATCCAGGATACGATCGCGGCCTACTTCATGGCGCAACGAATCAAACCGGACTCCGCCAATTACGGCAAGGTCTTGATGTCCGCACACGCCGTGATGGTGCAGGCGATGAAGTGCAAGCAGTCCGCCGACCCAGCCACGGCGAAAGCTTTGGAGAAATCCATTTTTGATCTGTATCGCGCCTACGAAGGCAAAGAACCGGCTTTCGAACACAGTCACTAG
- a CDS encoding creatininase family protein: MTNRPWLLEEATLEAVRSADYQVAVLPLGATEPHNTHLPYGTDTFEAQAIGKAVCRRAHELGARVVLLPTIPYGTETNMRKLPLAMNLQPSTVFTVLKDLIDSLTGSGIRKVLLLNSHGGNDLKPFLREIAGHTEAQLFLCDWFRMVGDRYAEIFDVPEDHAGEMETSLGLAYFSDLVVTDSDGRLRADDGAVRATRFTAVNEKWVSITRPWHLLTTQSGSGNPHAATAEKGRQVMELIVERLAPFLLELSDSELDADFPF, translated from the coding sequence ATGACCAATCGCCCCTGGCTGCTTGAAGAAGCAACGCTCGAAGCTGTCCGGTCCGCCGACTACCAAGTGGCGGTGCTGCCGTTGGGCGCGACCGAGCCACACAACACGCACCTGCCCTACGGTACCGATACCTTTGAAGCGCAAGCGATCGGCAAAGCCGTATGCCGACGCGCCCATGAGTTGGGGGCTCGCGTGGTGTTGTTGCCGACGATTCCCTACGGCACCGAAACGAACATGCGGAAGTTGCCGCTGGCGATGAATCTACAGCCGAGCACCGTGTTCACCGTTTTAAAAGATCTGATTGATTCGCTGACCGGCAGCGGGATCCGTAAAGTGCTGTTGCTAAACAGCCACGGAGGGAACGACCTGAAACCCTTCCTGAGGGAGATCGCCGGACACACCGAAGCTCAGCTGTTTCTGTGTGACTGGTTTCGCATGGTGGGAGACCGCTACGCCGAGATTTTTGACGTACCGGAAGACCACGCCGGTGAGATGGAAACGTCGCTGGGGCTGGCCTATTTTTCCGATTTGGTCGTGACCGATTCCGATGGACGGCTAAGAGCGGACGACGGAGCCGTGCGAGCGACGCGGTTCACGGCGGTGAACGAAAAATGGGTATCGATCACCCGTCCCTGGCATTTGCTGACCACCCAGTCCGGTTCCGGAAATCCTCACGCGGCGACGGCCGAAAAAGGCAGGCAAGTGATGGAGCTGATCGTGGAACGCTTGGCGCCCTTCCTGTTGGAATTGTCCGACAGCGAATTGGACGCGGACTTTCCCTTCTAG
- a CDS encoding DUF4159 domain-containing protein, producing MKQATLKRKHLLVGCTLLIGLVAAVASAQRWRYRGDYRDVGRNGVPTWEVDQQMLADTFTFVRIKYDSYGRRGGWDTDFRDSDLNFSLRLQQLTSLKVNPEPIVLELTDDRLFDYPFIYIIEPGGMVLSEAEIVALRRYLLNGGFLMVDDFWGDEEYAQLARNLQRVFPDRPAVEVPLSHEIFHCVYDLKEKPQVPAINAAGPGGFHGEYRPGSDTSRAIYRSINDDEGRIMVFICHNTDLGDGWEREGEDPWYFEEYSVKKAYPMGINIVTYAMTH from the coding sequence ATGAAACAAGCTACCCTGAAACGTAAACATCTGCTTGTTGGCTGCACCCTCCTGATCGGACTGGTGGCCGCGGTGGCCAGCGCCCAACGATGGCGGTACCGCGGCGACTACCGCGATGTCGGGCGCAACGGTGTGCCCACCTGGGAGGTCGACCAGCAGATGTTGGCCGACACGTTTACCTTTGTGCGAATCAAATATGATTCCTATGGCCGCCGTGGCGGCTGGGACACGGATTTCCGTGACAGCGACCTGAACTTTTCGCTACGGCTGCAGCAATTGACGTCGCTGAAAGTCAACCCGGAACCGATCGTGTTGGAACTGACCGATGACCGATTGTTCGACTATCCGTTTATCTACATCATCGAACCGGGCGGCATGGTGTTGTCGGAAGCGGAAATCGTCGCTCTCCGCCGCTATCTGCTGAACGGCGGTTTTCTGATGGTCGATGATTTCTGGGGCGATGAAGAATACGCCCAGTTGGCCCGAAACCTACAGCGCGTGTTTCCCGACCGTCCGGCCGTCGAAGTGCCGCTCAGCCACGAAATTTTTCACTGCGTATATGACTTGAAGGAAAAACCACAAGTGCCGGCGATCAATGCCGCGGGGCCCGGCGGCTTTCACGGTGAGTATCGACCGGGCTCGGACACCAGTCGAGCCATCTACCGATCGATCAATGATGACGAAGGCCGTATCATGGTCTTCATCTGTCACAACACCGACCTGGGAGACGGTTGGGAACGTGAGGGAGAGGACCCGTGGTACTTTGAAGAGTATTCGGTCAAGAAGGCCTATCCGATGGGCATCAACATTGTTACTTACGCTATGACTCACTGA
- a CDS encoding isochorismatase family protein has translation MRRLLEITLLTVLFAGWIHAQDQLPPLSLQHQVETEADSGLFHRLQRSETWQSGDTAVIVCDMWDAHHCYRAVQRGTEMAPRLNALLEKLRAAGVTVIHAPSSCMAAYADTPARQRAIEAPAADSHPEKIAEWCHQIPSEQRGVYPIDQSDGGEDDTPEEHAAWEQELVRRGLNPRQPWKRQMDAIAIDQKRDYISDSGVEIWNILADKKIDNVILTGVHTNMCVLGRPFGLRRMAAAGKNVVLVRDLTDTMYNPASKPYVSHFTGTDLIIDHIERYVCPTISSDQILGGQPFRFKNDKRKRVAMLIGESEYFTHTTLPPFAIEHLGKDYQVDIIHASASDGNAFPGIERIAQADALLVSVRRRALTPEALKVVQDYVAAGKPVLGIRTANHAFTLRNKPAPEGHVNWPEWDAEVFGGNYTNHYGNQMQTTVQVVETAKSHPILEGVEPTTFPAGGSLYRVAPLQPGANVLLTGSVQGKPSEPVAWTFKRADGGRSFYTSLGHVKDFATPAFQQLLKNAIEWSLFAPRT, from the coding sequence GTGCGACGATTGCTTGAGATCACCCTGCTGACCGTTCTGTTTGCTGGTTGGATTCACGCCCAAGACCAACTGCCGCCGCTGTCACTGCAACATCAAGTCGAAACTGAGGCGGATAGCGGTTTATTTCATCGTCTGCAGCGCAGCGAAACCTGGCAGAGCGGCGACACGGCTGTGATCGTGTGCGACATGTGGGACGCGCATCATTGCTACCGAGCCGTCCAGCGGGGCACGGAAATGGCCCCACGCTTGAACGCCCTGCTGGAAAAATTGCGAGCCGCCGGCGTGACCGTGATTCACGCCCCCAGTAGTTGCATGGCCGCCTACGCCGACACCCCGGCGCGACAACGAGCGATCGAGGCGCCGGCCGCGGATTCGCATCCCGAAAAGATCGCGGAGTGGTGTCATCAAATCCCCAGTGAACAGCGGGGCGTGTATCCGATCGACCAAAGCGACGGCGGCGAAGACGATACGCCGGAGGAACATGCGGCTTGGGAGCAAGAACTGGTCCGCCGGGGCCTGAATCCGCGTCAGCCGTGGAAGCGGCAGATGGACGCTATCGCAATCGACCAGAAGCGTGATTACATCAGCGACTCGGGCGTCGAAATCTGGAACATCCTGGCCGACAAAAAGATCGACAACGTGATCCTGACCGGCGTGCACACCAACATGTGTGTGTTGGGCCGTCCATTTGGTCTGCGGCGGATGGCGGCGGCGGGCAAGAACGTGGTGCTGGTTCGCGACCTGACCGACACTATGTACAACCCCGCGTCAAAACCTTACGTCAGCCACTTCACCGGCACCGACCTGATCATCGATCACATCGAACGCTACGTCTGCCCGACGATCAGCAGCGACCAGATCCTCGGGGGCCAGCCGTTCCGATTTAAAAATGACAAACGAAAACGCGTGGCGATGTTGATCGGCGAAAGCGAGTACTTCACCCACACCACGCTGCCTCCGTTTGCCATCGAGCACCTGGGAAAGGACTACCAAGTCGATATCATTCACGCCAGCGCCAGCGACGGCAACGCGTTTCCGGGCATCGAACGCATCGCCCAAGCGGACGCTTTGCTGGTCTCGGTTCGCCGCCGCGCGCTGACGCCCGAAGCGTTGAAGGTCGTTCAAGACTATGTCGCTGCCGGCAAGCCCGTGTTGGGCATCCGCACGGCGAATCACGCTTTTACCTTGCGTAACAAACCCGCACCGGAGGGCCACGTGAACTGGCCGGAATGGGACGCGGAGGTCTTTGGCGGCAATTATACGAATCACTACGGCAACCAAATGCAAACCACGGTGCAAGTCGTGGAAACAGCCAAGTCGCATCCGATTTTGGAAGGCGTTGAGCCCACGACGTTTCCGGCCGGCGGATCGCTGTACCGCGTCGCGCCGCTGCAGCCGGGGGCAAACGTTTTGCTAACCGGCAGCGTGCAGGGCAAGCCCTCCGAACCGGTGGCTTGGACCTTCAAACGAGCCGACGGAGGGCGATCGTTCTACACCTCCCTGGGGCACGTCAAAGACTTCGCCACCCCCGCCTTCCAACAGCTACTAAAAAACGCCATCGAATGGTCGTTGTTCGCTCCGCGAACATAA